In one Solanum lycopersicum chromosome 11, SLM_r2.1 genomic region, the following are encoded:
- the LOC101261569 gene encoding uncharacterized protein, translated as MKPLFPRPIFTISLFSNTGTTTTIANPRTCFQIAHFSTNFQNQGQSSYPSRRHEEESRNVKVSVWWDFENCSPPAGVNVFKIAQSITAAIRANGIKGPINITAFGDVLQLSRMNQEALSSTGISLAHVPNGGKNSADRSLLVDLMYWVSQNPPPAHLLLISGDRDFAGILHRLRMNNYNILLASPENTPSVLYSAASIMWQWNALLKGENLVGKHFNQPPDGPYGSWYGHYKAPLDDPFAVTKQTTNLRSEEVSETVSEQKCRPIPKSIVRHIRNILNSYPKGVNITELRAELARSNLNIDKDLYGYKKFSRFLLAMPNISKLQFVSDGKYLVRTTNPKVPEQGDNSSISVEPEPNGEAEFAVNPILNGETGSCMEGKNVPQSPDRKVKTSLRKLQGPQRAQEACTEVHQPPPENVVVEASEGRLQAAEQHGSAPETGFFKRLWNRWFGNKETVSGEMILNVKSKTALKDVELKSHSQHSEGSPSFASGNKTSSKDLSSMHSEDTTDKHNQQSNLLNNIKSWCRSWRSSNLLKETGLESDEEFKKTELCPEAEELFSKESFWRDLGSFLISSHGSVLILQSRTRAKMAQNLQQEGPSFLNSLSEGDALRLVDLLISDKKWVDECLSRTFPYKLIQPAVKASINSNSSNSNGLSSVFRNTRESNLKSSQKLDGEKIHQNPPHTGVSRPIIQGSCSGKSRNEVLTDCQELVDDIVKQYPEGFNMNSFRSLFREKYGYLLDVNKLGYTKLSNLLQIMPGIKIESTYIIPSAKVLKSPDLKTDDPSDQESDLSVTGTNLDSESSSLPGKDNEFDSRWEELGPVSKAGPSNNRIKLGSDGEAKDESSELTHGNYEAPLDRDLSDSDEDTSSSTKLDTGKSKMRDEDSSLLQILDSWYGRKDVDGTLESSIDGSKLDTSISVDQMENSPSGRKQKTYSFVTDQPVDTKDKLIDGILGSLKKSGEKSPETRV; from the exons ATGAAACCCCTTTTTCCGAGACCCATTTTTACAATCTCTCTCTTCAGTAACACGggtactactactactattgcAAACCCAAGAACCTGCTTTCAAATCGCTCATTTCAGTactaattttcaaaatcaagGTCAATCTTCATACCCATCTCGGCGTCATGAAGAGGAGAGCCGTAATGTGAAGGTATCAGTGTGGTGGGATTTCGAAAATTGCTCTCCTCCAGCTGGTGTTAATGTTTTTAAGATTGCACAGAGTATTACTGCGGCTATTAGGGCAAATGGGATTAAGGGTCCTATAAATATTACTGCTTTTGGTGATGTATTGCAGCTGTCTAGGATGAATCAGGAAGCACTTTCTTCTACTGGGATTAGTCTTGCTCATGTTCCTAATG GTGGAAAGAACAGTGCTGACAGGTCTCTCCTTGTTGATCTGATGTATTGGGTTTCTCAAAATCCTCCTCCAGCACACCTTTTATTGATTTCAGGTGACAGGGATTTTGCTGGAATACTACACAGGCTGAGAATGAACAACTACAACATTCTTCTAGCTAGTCCAGAAAATACTCCTAGCGTTCTTTATAGTGCAGCTAGTATCATGTGGCAATGGAATGCGTTACTGAAGGGTGAAAACCTTGTAGGAAAGCATTTTAACCAGCCACCAGATGGTCCCTATGGTTCttggtatgggcattacaaagcACCTCTTGATGACCCTTTTGCAGTTACTAAACAAACCACAAATCTTCGTTCTGAGGAAGTTTCCGAAACTGTTTCAGAGCAGAAATGTCGGCCCATTCCAAAGTCAATAGTGAGGCATATCCgcaatattttaaattcttacccaaaaggagttaaTATTACGGAACTTCGCGCAGAATTAGCAAGAAGCAATTTGAATATAGACAAAGACTTGTATGGATATAAGAAGTTCTCTCGTTTTCTTTTGGCCATgccaaatatttcaaaactccAGTTCGTAAGTGATGGGAAATATTTGGTACGGACCACCAACCCTAAAGTTCCTGAACAGGGTGACAATTCAAGCATAAGTGTAGAGCCTGAACCTAATGGAGAGGCAGAATTTGCTGTTAATCCTATATTGAATGGTGAGACAGGCAGTTGTATGGAGGGCAAGAATGTACCTCAATCCCCTGACCGAAAAGTGAAAACATCCCTAAGAAAATTGCAGGGACCCCAGAGAGCACAGGAGGCATGTACAGAAGTTCACCAGCCCCCACCTGAGAATGTGGTTGTTGAAGCAAGTGAGGGTCGATTGCAGGCTGCAGAGCAGCATGGTTCCGCACCTGAAACTGGTTTTTTTAAAAGGTTATGGAATAGGTGGTTCGGGAATAAGGAGACTGTTTCTGGGGAAATGATCTTAAATGTAAAGTCAAAAACTGCTTTGAAGGATGTAGAATTAAAGAGTCATTCTCAGCATTCAGAAGGCTCCCCTTCTTTTGCTTCTGGTAATAAAACCAGTTCCAAAGATTTATCCTCTATGCATTCTGAGGATACAACGGATAAGCATAACCAGCAGTCCAACCTTCTTAACAATATTAAGAGTTGGTGTAGATCTTGGAGAAGTTCCAATCTCTTGAAAGAAACAGGCTTAGAATCCGATGAAGAATTCAAGAAGACAGAACTTTGTCCTGAGGCAGAGGAATTATTTTCAAAGGAGTCCTTTTGGAGAGACCTGGGATCATTCTTAATTTCAAGCCATGGTTCAGTGCTTATCTTGCAATCAAGAACTAG ggCCAAGATGGCACAGAATCTCCAACAAGAAGGTCCTTCGTTTCTGAATTCTCTTAGTGAAGGTGATGCTCTTCGTCTGGTAGACTTGCTAATCTCAGATAAGAAATGGGTGGATGAATGTCTTTCCCGAACCTTCCCTTACAAGCTCATTCAGCCAGCAGTCAAAGCTTCAATCAACAGTAATTCTTCCAATTCGAATGGGTTGAGTTCTGTGTTTAGGAATACGAGAGAATCTAATTTGAAGAGCTCACAAAAACTTGACGGTGAGAAAATACACCAAAATCCCCCTCACACGGGAGTTTCTCGACCGATCATTCAGGGCAGTTGTTCTGGTAAGTCTAGAAATGAGGTGCTTACTGACTGTCAAGAGCTGGTGGATGACATTGTAAAGCAATATCCAGAAGGATTCAACATGAATTCTTTCAGGTCTCTATTCCGTGAAAAGTATGGATATTTACTGGATGTAAATAAGCTTGGCTACACGAAGTTAAGTAATCTTCTTCAGATAATGCCTGGGATAAAAATAGAGTCTACTTACATTATTCCTTCTGCTAAAGTCCTGAAAAGTCCAGATCTAAAAACAGACGACCCGTCTGATCAAGAAAGTGATCTCAGTGTTACTGGAACTAATTTAGATAGTGAATCATCAAGTTTGCCTGGGAAAGATAACGAGTTTGATTCTCGATGGGAGGAACTAGGTCCAGTATCTAAGGCAGGCCCGTCCAATAATAGAATAAAACTGGGTTCTGATGGAGAAGCCAAAGATGAATCAAGTGAACTAACACATGGAAACTATGAAGCCCCATTGGATCGTGACTTGTCTGATTCCGATGAAGACACATCATCATCCACAAAACTGGACACTGGTAAGTCGAAAATGAGGGATGAAGATAGCTCATTGTTACAAATTCTTGATTCATGGTACGGTAGAAAGGATGTTGATGGGACGTTAGAATCTTCCATCGATGGTTCAAAATTAGATACATCAATATCAGTTGATCAAATGGAGAACTCTCCCTCTGGGAGAAAACAGAAGACTTATTCATTTGTGACTGACCAACCTGTGGACACTAAAGATAAGTTGATTGATGGTATATTGGGTAGCTTAAAGAAGTCAGGCGAGAAGTCGCCTGAGACGAGGGTGTAG
- the LOC101265086 gene encoding probable mediator of RNA polymerase II transcription subunit 26c: MDLDEFRLILSESKVDVWTMMDAAISVAAVDCADELKRRRDGIVEKLYFTRSRSSDDVGNGQHRLDNGTRNVEMMMNKSPLTPESNQREKENSNDKNEEEEDADPYGGLFDDDDEQTQILTIKQQLENPQLSDEDVVDLLQNLADMDITFQALQDTDIGRHVNQLRKHPSSEVRRLVKMLVRKWKGTVDDWVRLNPPEQHESANLIAADDDSPQQSVRRNQQNGNHQVPDFAYSPNPRNGSSSSDRNNSESEYKPKPVPQRNVTPTRPLQSAPKPVSAPPPSRPLPRESAIDIERLNSARRRLQENYQEAQNAKKQRTIQVMDIHEIPKPKNGFIAKNKGGFQSRHHHR; this comes from the exons ATGGATTTGGATGAATTCCGGTTGATACTATCGGAGTCCAAGGTAGATGTATGGACCATGATGGATGCGGCGATATCTGTTGCTGCAGTCGACTGTGCAGATGAATTGAAACGTCGACGTGATGGAATCGTTGAAAAACTCTACTTCACGCGCTCCCGGAGCTCAGATGACGTTGGTAATGGCCAGCATAGGTTAGATAACGGTACTAGAAATGTGGAGATGATGATGAATAAGAGTCCGTTAACACCGGAGTCTAATCAACGGGAGAAGGAGAATAGTAATGACAAGaatgaagaagaggaagatgCAGATCCGTATGGAGGACtgtttgatgatgatgatgaacaAACTCAAATTCTAACAATCAAACAACAGCTTGAAAATCCACAGCTG TCGGATGAGGATGTGGTTGACCTGCTTCAAAATTTAGCAGATATGGATATTACATTCCAAGCTCTTCAG GACACTGATATTGGAAGGCATGTGAATCAATTGAGGAAGCATCCATCAAGTGAAGTTAGGAGATTGGTGAAGATGCTTGTTAG AAAATGGAAAGGAACTGTTGATGATTGGGTTAGGCTCAACCCGCCTGAGCAACATGAGTCTGCAAATCTTATTG CTGCTGATGACGACTCGCCCCAACAGAGTGTACGGAGGAATCAACAGAATGGTAATCATCAG GTTCCTGACTTTGCATACTCACCGAATCCTCGAA ATGGGAGTTCGAGCTCGGACAGGAATAATTCAGAATCAGAGTACAAGCCTAAACCAGTTCCCCAACGGAATGTAACCCCTACTAGACCACTGCAGTCTGCTCCTAAACCTGTTTCGGCTCCTCCCCCAAGT AGACCTCTTCCGAGGGAATCCGCTATAGATATTGAGAGGCTGAATTCAGCAAGAAGACGGCTTCAGGAGAATTACCAAGAAGCTCAAAATG CTAAAAAGCAAAGGACAATACAGGTGATGGATATTCATGAGATTCCAAAACCAAAGAACGGCTTCATTGCCAAGAATAAAGGCGGCTTTCAGAGCAGGCATCATCATCGTTGA